In the genome of Persephonella sp. KM09-Lau-8, one region contains:
- a CDS encoding SDR family oxidoreductase: protein MACRELEGKLAFITGGSRGIGRAIALKLAEMGADVIINYYKNKEKADEVVKEIESKGVKGYAIQGDFGKKEDIDRVFDEIKEKFGYLDIFVSNAVASGREVVGGFAPFLRLKEKGTRRIFDITVMGFIWSTQRAVPLMEGREGKIIAISSTGTRDYMPNYAIHGAAKSALEALVRYAAVEFGPKGINVNTVSGGPIDTEAIQLFPNYEEVKEGTIKLTPLGRMGMPEDIAGVVGFLCTPDAKWIQGQTIIVDGGLSLVRGVNFLLPLSQSFLINDQKSLISHLSY, encoded by the coding sequence GGGGAAGCAGAGGAATAGGTAGAGCTATCGCCCTTAAACTGGCTGAAATGGGAGCAGATGTAATAATTAACTACTACAAAAACAAAGAAAAAGCTGATGAGGTTGTAAAAGAAATAGAAAGTAAAGGTGTAAAGGGATACGCGATTCAGGGAGATTTTGGAAAAAAAGAGGATATAGACAGGGTTTTTGATGAGATAAAAGAAAAATTCGGATATCTGGATATCTTTGTCAGCAATGCAGTTGCCTCTGGAAGAGAGGTTGTAGGAGGATTTGCACCATTTTTAAGACTTAAAGAAAAAGGAACAAGAAGGATTTTTGATATAACAGTTATGGGTTTTATATGGAGCACACAGAGGGCTGTTCCTCTTATGGAGGGAAGGGAAGGAAAAATTATAGCTATCTCTTCCACAGGAACCAGAGATTATATGCCAAACTATGCAATACATGGTGCAGCAAAATCAGCACTGGAAGCCTTAGTTAGATATGCAGCTGTTGAGTTTGGACCTAAAGGAATAAATGTAAACACAGTTTCCGGTGGACCAATAGATACAGAGGCTATCCAGCTGTTCCCTAACTATGAAGAGGTAAAAGAAGGAACAATAAAACTGACACCCCTTGGAAGAATGGGAATGCCTGAGGATATTGCAGGGGTTGTTGGATTTCTCTGTACACCTGATGCAAAATGGATACAAGGCCAGACTATTATAGTAGACGGTGGATTATCTCTTGTAAGGGGCGTTAATTTTCTACTGCCCCTTTCTCAATCATTCTTGATAAATGACCAAAAGTCATTGATATCTCATTTATCATATTAA